The Geothrix oryzae DNA window CACGGGGTTCCTGGACAACGAGCTGAAGCTGCTGCTCGCGGGCTTCCCCGCCGTCCTGGCCCTCCAGAAGCCCTTCACCCTCGCCGAACTCCGGCAGCTGCTGGAGGGCCTGACGGGCCAGGATGAAACGGGAAATTAGAACTCAGTGGCTCATCCGGATGTCCACGGGGTTCTTGAAGGTGTCGTACAGCGGTGAAGTCCGCATCACCTGCTCGTGCAGCTCCTTGATCTGCTGCGGCGTGCCGCTGCAGGCGAGGTTCACCTTCACCCGGATCTGGGAGAGTCCGGACCGGATGGCCTTGTCCAGTTCGAGGAAGCCCCGGAGATCGGTATCCGTCTCCATGTCGAAGCTGAGGCTGGTGATGTCCAGCCCCATGGCCGCGGCGGTGTAGGCGTAGGTCACACTGAGGCAGGAGCTCAGGGCGTGCAGTGCTGCCTCGCCGGCGTTGGGCGCGAGGTCCGTGCCCAGCAGGGCGGCGGGCTCGTCACCCTCGAGGAACATGGGCGTGGCCCGCTTGTGCTCCTGCCCCGCTCCATAGAGGGAGTCGAAAGTGCTCTGCGAATGGGCCCGGTTGATCCACTTGGCCTTGGAGCGGAAGGTGAACTTGGCGAGGGCGGGATTGGCCTTCACCTGGGCGACCGTGGCGTTGAGGTCCTCCACATTCACCCCGTTGTGGATGGTTGCGATGCTGCCCATGAATCCTCCTTCTGGGATCGGGCCGCCGGCCGCCGGCAGGCCAAGCCTCCCGGCGGAGCAGCGCGTAGGGAACACCCAAGGCCGCCGCATGGCACGGCGCCCCCTGGAAACAGGTCCCCAGCATGGGCCGCGTTGAGTCTGAAACAAGGTCGCAAAATTCGAACCACCCCCCACCAGGGAACCGCCGTGGAAGGCTCCGTCACTTCGGGATGGGGATGGCCCGGGCGGCTTCCAGGGCCTTCCTCGCCCGCTCCCGTTCCGCCTCCGACGGCGTGCCCCAGACGGCGCGGCTGGGCTTCTGCTTGAGCAGCTGGAGAAGCTCCTCCACGGAGGCCAGCGACCGCCTCAGGCTCTTGAGGCTGGCCTCGACCTCGGGCTGGTCTTCGGTGCGGAAGCGCGCCAGCAGGCCATCGGACTGCTGCAGCACCGAGGCCAGATTCACCAGGATCCGGTCCAGCTCGGGGCCCCGCGCCTCCAGCAGGGACCGCGTCACGGCCAGGCTCTTCTCCAGGTCCGCGAGGGCCCGGTCGGCGCCGGCCATGCTGCGGTCCGCATGGGCCGTCAGGCCGCGGCCCTCACGGGCCAGAGCCTGGAATTCGCGCAGGGTGGCATCCAGGGATCGCAGGGCCTGGGCCACGGAGGGGTGCTCCAGCAGGTCCCCCAGCCCCTTCTTCTGGACGCGGTCCCTCATGGCATCCAGGGACCCATTCAGGTTGGCCAGCAGACGGTCGGCGCGCTCGAGCACGCCGCCGAGGGAGACTCCGGCCACGCCCGGGATCTGGTCACCCGCAGTCAACGCCACGGTCCGCTCCACCACCTCAGGCAGCTGCAGGTCGAGCATCACGCTGCCCACGCCCTTGGGCGCCACCACGGCCCGGGTGCCGCGCCAGAGGCGGATGTCCTCGCGCACGGAGATGGTGGCGAGGAAGTGATAATCCACGCCCTCCTGCACCATGTCCACCCGATCGACGGCCCCCACGCGGTAGCCCTTCAACTGGACATCGGTGCCGGGCACGAGCCCTTCCATCTCATCGAGGCGCACCACCAGCCGGTGCGTCTTCTCCGTCACGGCCCCGGCATTCTTGTAGGCCAGCAGCCCCACGAAGAGGGCCAGGGCCAGGAGGACGAAGAGCCCGAGGCGGGCGTCCTGCTTTTCGAAGTTCATGGCGCCTCCGGCGGCGATGAGGGGGAACGCAGAGCCAGCCGGTGGGCCTCAAGGCCCGGGAAGGTGGCGGCGTCCTCGGCGGCGATCACCAGCGTGCGCTCCGGGTCGCCCGCCCAGGTCCCCACCAGATCCAGGACCAGCGCGCGGTCTGCTGCGTCCAGGCCCTCCAGGGGCTCGTCCAGCAGCGCCAGCTCGGGATCCAGGGCGAGGAGACGGGCGAGGTTCGCATGCTTGCGGGCGGCGCCGCTCACCGCATGGGGCCTGAGCCCGGCCACCGGGCTCAGGCCCAGGCGCTCCAGCGCGCTCCCGACCCGGATCTGGACTTCGTGGTGCGGCAGGCCGCGGAACCGCAGCGGCAGGGCTACATTGTCCGCCAGGCTCAGGTTCGAAAGCAGCCCACCGGCGGCGAAGGCGAAGCCCATCCGGACGCGCCCGGCCAGGGCCAGGGCGCCGTCGCCGGGCCAGACGGGAACGCCCGCAATCTGCACCTGGCCCGCCCGGGGGCGTTCCACGCCCGCGATCACCTTCAGCAGCCGGCTCTTGCCCGATCCGCTGCCCCCCGTCACCAGGAGGTTCGCGCCGCGCGACAGCGAGAGGTCCAGCCCCTCAACCAGGGGCCGCCCCTCGGGCGAATCGCAGGCGAGGCCGCGGAGCTCGAGCATCAGAAGTAGAAGAGCGCGGCCACGAGGCCGTCGATCAGGAACACCGCCACCAGGGCCGACACCACGGTCTTGGTGACGGCCTGGGGGATCTCGGTCTGGCTGCGCCGGATCCGCAGCCCGAAGTGGCAGGCATGGAAGGTGATGGCCCCCGAGAAGAACACGATCTTCAGCAGAGTCGCGGCGAAGTCGCGGTTGGACAGCGTCTGTCGAACCGAATCCATGAAGAACCCGAAGGTGACGCCGTACTTCAGCCTGGCCACGAGAAAGCCACCGGAAAGGGCCGCCGCGTCGAAGAACACCACCAGGGCGAAGACCGAGACGAGCACGCCCAGCCAGCGGGGCAGCAGGAGGTACTGGTAGGGATTCACGCCGTGGGCGGCCAGGGCATCCACCTCCCCGTTCAGCTGCATGGTGCCCAGCTCGGCGGCGATGGCCGTGGAGCTGCGGCCGATGACCAGGACCGCCGTCAGCAGCGGACCCAGCTCCCGGAGGATGATCAGTACCATCAGCGCGCCGATGTAGTTTTCCGCCCCCAGCCCGGACAGCTGGCTGAAGGCCTGGATCAAGGTCACGGCGCCCAGCAGCAGGGCCGTCCCGGCCACGAGCGCCCCCGCGTCGAGCCCCGTGAACCGGATCTGAAGCTTCGTCTGCGCCCCCACCACCGCCAGCTGGCCGAACCGCAGGAACAGGGCGTCCCGCAGCGTCCGCAGCACCAGGTGAGCCTGATCGCCCAGGAACTCCAGGAAACCGCGCACGGGCGCGCCGAGCCGCGCAAGGAAAGCCATGTCTCACCCAAGGGATGATTCAGGCTAGCAGAAAATCGATCACTTCAAGACGAAGCCGTCCGCATAGTCGATGACCGTCACCACCCGGTAGTCGCGGTGGGGGGCGGAACCCGCGCCGGCCTGGTGCAGGTCCGGATTGAAGAGGCCCTTCCGGTGGCCGCGGCCCGGCACGCCATCGTCGATCAGCAGCTGGATCACCACCTGCCGCGCCTCGTCCTCGCCGGTGCTGATGTTCTCCGCGATGAGCCCATGCCAGGTGCCGATCCGGTTGAGCCGGTCCGACGGACGGCTGCCGTCGGAACCGGTGTGGTCCAGGCTGCCGCGGGGCCCGAGATCCCGGGCGTGGGCCCGCGCCGCCCGGGCCAGCCCCTCGTTGAAGCGCAGCGGCCCGAGGGGCCGGGCCGACTCGAGAAAGGCGATGGCCTCGTCCAGGGCCGCCACGCCCTCCTCGGTGCGCAAGGGTACGCGGCCGGGCCGCTTCCAGAGCGTGCCCTCGAACCCGGAGCGCAGCTCCCGCAGATGCTTCGCGTAGGCCCTCGGCCGCATCCGGGCCTCGCTCATCTCCTGCACCACCGCCCGCTCGAAGGGGGTGGCAACCTCGGGGGCCGGCGCCTGGGCCGGAAGCAGCAGCGTGACGAGGGACAGTACGGCGGTCCTCATGGATACCTCGGGGATCCTCCAGAATAGACGCGAGGGAATCCGCCTCCTTCAGACGGCCGGTTCGTCGAGGCGGCGGGAGGGCGTACGGACCTCGGCGCCTCCGCTCTCCTGGCCCTGGCTCTCGCCCTAGCCCTCGCCCCACTGGCGCCAAGGCAGCCATGGATGGATCTGGCAGGCCAGGCAGACGCCGAGGAACGCCTCGAGGCCCGCGCAGAGGCCGAGCGTGGCCGCCAGGGCATGGCCCAGGGACCGCAGTCCCACCAGCCAAGCCAACCCGGTTCCCAGCGAAAACAGAAAGCCCAGAGAGGCCGCGAAGCGCTTGGGACCGGCGTTGACCGTCCGTGCGGGGAGATCCGCCCACCGGCGGAGGAATCCCGCCAAGCGCGCCACGGGGCTCCAGGCTGAACGCCCCGCGGCGCGGAACGCGAAATCCGCTGCCAGGGTTAGGACCATCCAGGCCCAGCCGCCTCCGACCGCCAGCGCCAAGAGGCCCAGCGACAGGCCTGCGGCGATCCGGCCCGCCGTTTCATCCACAAGATTCGGGACGATGGGGCAGCTCGGTCCAGGCCGGGTCACCGCTGAAGGCACGCGCGCGTCCGACCTCATGCCTAGAGCGCGGGGCCGTCGATCTCGGCGAACAGGGGATGCGTGAGGTAGCGCTCGCCGGTGTCGCAGAGCACGGCCACCACGGTCTTGCCCTCGCCCAGCTCCTTCGCCACTTCCAGGGCCGCGAAGACGATGGCGCCGGTGCTGATGCCCGTGAGCAGGCCCTCTTCGCGGGCCAGGCGGCGGGCGATGGCGATGGCGTCGTCGTAGCCCACGGGACGGACGCGCTGGAAGGCCTGGCGGTTCAGAATGCCCGGCACGAAGTTCGGCCCCAGGCCCTGGAGCTTGTGCGGGCCCGCCTTGCCCGTGCTCAGCAGGGGCGAGGTCTCCGGTTCCACGGCCACCACCAGGGTGCCCGGCTTCTTCTCGGCGAGCACCTCGCCCACGCCGGTCACGGTGCCGCCCGTGCCCACGCCGGCCACGAAGGCATCCAGCTCCGGCACCTGCTCCAGGATCTCCAGGGCCGTGGTCCGCCGGTGGACCGCCGGGTTGGCGGGGTTCTCGAACTGGCGCACGAGGAAGTAGGAGGGATCTCCATCCGCCAGTTCCTGGGCCTTGTCCACCGCGGCCTTCATGCCGCCGGAGCCCGGCGTCAGCACCAGCTCGGCCCCGTAGGCCTTCAGCAGGGCCCGGCGCTCCTGCGTCATGGTGTCGGGCATCACCAGCGTGATCTTGTAGCCCTTGGCCGCAGCCACGAACGCCAGGCCGATGCCCGTGTTGCCGCTCGTGGCCTCCAGGAGGGTCATGCCGGGCTTCAGCGCGCCTCGGGCCTCCGCGTCCTGGATCATGCTCAAGGCGATGCGGTCCTTCACGCTGCCGCCCGGGTTGGCGCTCTCGAGCTTCACATAGACCTTGGCCGAGCCCTTCGGCACGAGGCGGTTCAGGCGGACGACGGGGGTGTAGCCCACCAGATCGTAGGCATGTTCAACGCGGTTGGGGCGGTCGGTGGGGCGGCTCATGGTTCCCTCCAGGGTTCGGGCAGGGCCCGGACTCTGGAGTATGGGAATGGAAAAGAAATTGTCAAGTTTGTTAATTGTTTTAGTTGTATATTAACTCCCGGAGGATGGCGATGAAGGGTTCGGCCAAAGGACGCTACGGGCTGCTGTTCATGGTGGATCTGGCGCTGCAGGCCGGACGGGGTCCAGCACTCGTGGCGGCCATCGCCGAGCGCCAGGCCCTGCCCCCCAAGTTCCTCCGGGTGCTCCTCGGCAACCTCAAGGCGGCGGGGCTCGTGAAGGTCCAGCGGGGCCCTAGCGGGGGCTGTGAACTGGCCCGGCACCCCAGCCACATCACGGCCCTCGAGGTGCTGGAGGCCCTGGAAGGACGCTGGACCGCCGCCAGCCTGCCCACCGATGCCACCCCCGGGGCCCGGGCCGTCCGCGAACTCTGGACGCGCAGCACCGAGGCCGCCCGCGCCGTCCTCCGCGCCACCACCCTCGCCGACCTGGCCGCCCGGCAGCAGGCCCTGGAAGTGGACAGCCACGGCTACTCGATCTGAGAACTCCAAGCCGCGGAGGGGAACATCAGGGGCCCTATTCGTACCGGAGCGCGTCGATCACATCCAGCCGCGCCGCTTTGAGTGCGGGCAGGAATCCGGCGACCACCCCGACCATCCCGCTGAAGAAGAGGCCCAGCATCACGGCCCAGGTCTCCGCCACGGCCGGAAGCTGGAAGTGCTGCAGGACGGTGATGGCCACCAGGCCCAACGCGACTCCCGCGATGCCGCCCATGAGGGACAGGGCGACCGCCTCCGTGAGGAACTGCCAGAGGACCTGGTGCTGGGTGGCCCCGACCGCCCGGCGCATGCCGATCTCCCGGGTGCGCTCCGTGACGCTCACCAGCATGATGTTGGCGATCCCGATCCCGCCGACCACCAGGGAGATGCTCGCGGCCACGGCCAGGAGCGCCGTCAGGAGGCTGGCCTGCTGGTTTTGCATCTGCACGATGTCGTCCTGCTTTCGGATCTGGAAGGGGTTCACATCCTTGGGCGGGACTTTCAGGTGCTGGCGGAGCAGGGCGGTGATCTCCGCTTCGGCGAGTTCGGCCTCCCCTTCATGGGCGCTGACCATGATGCGCTGGATGGTCGTCCGGCCCATGACCATGCGCATGACCGTGGTGTAGGGGCCCACGATCAGGTCGTCTTGGTCCCCCCACATGCCCGCGCCCTTCTTTTCGAGAACGCCCACGACCTGGAATGGGAGGTGGTTCACCCGGATGATCTGCCCCAGGGGATCCTCGCCACTGGCGAACAGGTTGTCTTTCACGGTCTGGCCGATCACGCAGACCTTGGCCATCCCCCTCACCTCCGCCTCGGTGAAGAAGCGCCCGGCCTGGAGATCCCAGCCCCGGATTCCCAGGAATTCCGTCCCCGTGCCCTGGAGCTGTGTCAGGTAGTTGGTGTTCTGGTAGACCACCGGCCGCGTGGTCTGCACCTGGGGCGTGGCCGCATGCACCGTGGAGAGGGCCAGTTCCTGCTGGATGAGCTCCGCGTCGTCCGGCCGCAGGATCTCCGCGGAACCCATGGCTTGCGGCCCGTGGTGCGTGTGGGTTCCCGGAGCGCCCGGGAAGATCGTGAGCATGTTCGAGCCCATGTTCCGGATGATCGCGAGGGAGGCGCGCTTGGAACCCTCGCCGATCCCGATCATGGCGATGACCGCCCCCACCCCCACGATGATTCCGAGCATCGTCAGCAGGGCCCGGATCTTGTTCCGAAGAATGGCGTGGACGGCGATCTTGAGCAGCTCCATGGATCCCATGGGCCCTCCGAAAGGTTCACTACCTGGAAGTGTACGCCCGGAGAAAACCCACGGGGCCGCCATGGGCCTCTGCAGGCTTTTCCTCCGTGGACCTTCAGGGCTGGAAAGAGATCGCCGTCCCCTCCGCCGCGGCGTGCCCCTTGGCCTGCACCTCGCCGCTCCGGTAGACGGCCCAGCCGGGGAGCCCGCGGGGAATGGCCTTGGTCATGGCCCACTGCTGCACGCGGCTGTTGGCGAGGATGAGCACCATCATGCGCTTCGGGTTCCAGGGGTTGGGGAAGGCGGCGAAGAGGCCGTCATCGGGTCGACCGTAGGTTCGGCCCTGCCACTTGAACCAGCCGGCCCCGGCCTCGAAGGGCAACTTGCCCTCGGCCTGGAGGCGGGCCGTGAGCCCGTTGTCGGCGGGACCGCCGAAGATGATCAGGTCGCTGGTGGCCAAATCGGACTCGCGGGTCTCCGCATCGGCCTGGGTGGGCAGCAGCACCTCGGTCATGTTGTCGGCCAGGGCGTCCCGGTAGGTCAAGGCGAGGGTGCGCTGGGCCTCCACCTCGCGGCCGGTTCCGTAGACCAGGCGCGTGGCGCTCCAGTCGTCCAGCACATTGCCCGGCACCCAGAAGTTGGCGCGGGCCAGGGGAATGTCGTTCCCGGCATTGAAGACCAGGCGCGTGGGCCTGGCCTCGCTGCGGAAGGTGAAGCTGGTCTTGCCGGCCTTGCCTTCGACGCGCTCCAACCGGGAGCCCTTCTCCGTCTCCAGGTTCACGAAGGCCACGAAGGGATAGACGGAACCTGTCTGCTCGAGATCCACCTTCACGTCATAGGCTTCGCCGGCCTTTTCGACCCGGGCCTGGATTTTGGGAGCCGGCAGGTCCGCGCGCTCGATCCAAGGTTTCAGGATCGGCGCCAGATCCTTTCCGGCGGCCTCAGACATCACCTTCAGAAGGTCCGCCGTCCGGGCAGGCTTCCCGTTGAATCGGGTGTGAACCGCCTGCATGGCCTTGGCGAAGGCGGCGTTGCCCAGGTGCAGCCGCAGCTGGTGCAGCGCGAACACGCCGCGGATGCGCGGAATCTGGTAGGCGCCGTAGCGGTCGTAGTCCGTGGTGGTGGCCAGGGGCGCCTTGGCGCCCTCCTTGGCCTCCAGCCAGAGGTGGCGGGTGTTCAGATCCGCCAGGGCGGCGCTCTGGGTCTCGAAGGCCTTGGCCGGTGCGGCGGGAAGGTTCTTCATCTGCTGCCAGTAGGCCGCCGAGGCGCTGATGAACCAGTTCTCCGCATCGGAGGCCGGTTTGACCGTTCCGGTCCAGAGTCCCTTCGCGTCGAAGCTGAACGCCTCCTTCGCACCACCGACTTCCGGCGCGGGCGCCGCCTTCATTCCCTTTTCCTGACTCCAGGTCGCCCGGGCGGCCTGGAGCTTCGCGGTCACCCAGATGGGGCTGAACGCGGTGTACCCATGGGTCAGGTGCGGCGTGGCGCCCGGCAGGTCGGCGATCCAGCGCCCGCCCACCATCTTTTCCCGCTGGGTGGTCTTGCCCTGGTGGGCGATGAAGACGAGCTTCTCGGCCATCTCGGCGGTGGTGAGCTTGGCGTCGCAGGCGTGGGGGCGGTTGATGGGGCTGGTGGCCATGACGCGCGTGGCGATGTCGATGTCGAAGCCGGTGGGGCCGTAAGTCTTGAACACCTCCTGGAAGGCGATGTCGCGGTTCCAGGTGTTGAAGGCCAGGTCCGCCGGGGCGTTCTCGGGGTTCGCGCCGTACTCGCTGCGGACCTCCAGATCGCGGTTGTTGTTGTTGGCCCAGATGAAGTCCTTGTGGTTGCCCGGCGTGTCGGCGGGCTTGCCCTTGGTGCCCGTGCGCCACATCTTCGTCTTCTCGGTGCCCAGCAGGAAGCAGGCGCCCTCGTCGGTCTTGGCGTCGGCCATGGTCCAGTCGTTGGTGTAGAGACCGTTGTTCTGCTTGAAGAGGATGGCGGCCGCCTCGTCGATGCTGGAGGCGTACTGCACGGCCTTGCGGATGCGGTTGCTCTGCGGGGTGCCGTCGGCATGGAAGGGCGTCTGACCCACGGTGGTCTCGCCCATCACCAAGCCCGAGGCGTTGAGATACCAGTCGGTGCCGCTGTGGATACCGCCCGCGAAGGTCTGCATCACGACGCGGTGCCCCTTCTCGGGCACCACATCCAGCATCACATTCCACTCGGTGCCCGTGTAGCCGTTCCACATGAACATCTGCGTAAAGAGGAAGCGGCCGCTCTTGGTGGCGCCCTTGGTGGCCACGAAGGAGGAGCAGTGGTCGCCCTTCCCGCCTTTGTCCACTTCGTCATCGCCAGTCATGAAGGTGCGGCCCGTGAGGGGGTTCGGGGCGTGGGCGAGGCCGTCCTGCAGCGAGCTCATGTCCACGGCGCTGTTGAGCGTCACGATGTCGAGGAGGTCGAGGTCCCGGCCCCTGAACTTCGCCCCGGCCTTCACGGCGCCGTCGGCGATGCCCTTCATCTCCTCCAGGAATTCCACATCGTACTTCCGGAAGAAGAGGGCGTCCGCCGTCTGGCGCTGGTCGGCCCAGCCGCGCACGGGATCCGCCGCATTCTTCAGCACGCCGAGCTTGGTGATGTAGCGCACGATCTCATCGGACATGAGCTCGCCGTGCTGGCGGCCCCGGGCGTAGGGCGCCCCTTCGATGTGCAGGAAGGTCCAGCCGCCCATCTCGTAGCGGAAACCCTTGCCCGCCCAGCGGACGGTCTGCAGGGGGACGAAGGCGGTGATGTCCTCCACCTTTTCGAGCTTGACGCCGCTGAAGGCCGCGGCTCCCGTGGCCTTGCCGTTGCGGCCCAGGTGGAGCTGCACACGGTCGGTGGAGCTGGTGGCCAGGAACAGCAGAGAGACTTTCCGCTCCGAGGTGCCGGCCACGCTCTGCGAAGCATTGGTGAAGGGGAAGCTCTCCATGGAAAGGCAGGCCCCCAGGGCCGTGGGGTAGCGGGCCTGGGCATCCGCCTTCACGCCTTCCGTGCGGATGGTGGCGCTCAGGCGATACAGCTCGCCGACTTTCAGCGCCACGGGGGCCGAGGCCAGCGTGGCCTCCGATCCCGCCGGGGCCGCCACGAGGCGCAGGTCCGCCACCGTCGCCGTGGAGCCCGGCTTCAGCGCCCAGCCCGACACGGGCAGATCGGATGCGGCGGCCTGGACTGCCACGGCCATCAACAGCCCAACGCAAAGCCTTCGGATCATGGGAGCCTCCGTCTCCCAGCATGCCAAACCCATCGCCAAATTGCCTCGCTTTTTGAGGCAATTTGGCGCACCAGTTAGTCTGGAACCATGACGCTGCGCAAATGGACCTTCACCGCTGACCCCGAAGACGCCGAACTGCGCCTGGATCAACTCATCGCGAAGCGCACGGAGCTGTCGCGGCGGGCGGCGCGGGAGGCCCTGAAGCTGGGCGGGGTGCAGGTGGACCGCAAGCGCGTGAAGGTGGCCGGCAAGCTCATCAAGCCCGGAACGGAAGTCCGCGTGGCCTTCGACCCCGACCTGCCCCCGGTCCCGACCACCGCCATCCCCGTGGTGTTCGAGGACGCCTGGATCCTGGCCGTGGACAAGCCCGCAGGCATCGCCACCCAGGGCACCTGGGCCACGGACCGTCACGACCTGCTGGCCCTGCTGAAGACCCAGAGGCCGGACCTGAACCTGTTCCTGCACCACCGCCTCGACCAGGGCACCTCGGGCCTGCTGGTGCTGGCCAAGGATCCGAAGGCCAACAAGGGCCTGGCCGCCGCCTTCGCGGGCCGGGATCTGGAGAAGCTCTACCTCGCCCGGATCTCCGCCCCCCTGGAGGCCTGCACCGTGGAGGCCCCCATCGGCCGCCTGCGGGGGGCCGACCCCGGCCGCTTCGGCTGCGAAGGCGACCTCATCGATCCCAAATCCGCCCGCACGGACTTCCGCCCCGCCACCGCGGAGGAAACCGCCGGGCTCACCCCCGGGTACTGGATCGTGGCGCGCATCCACACGGGCCGCACCCATCAGATCCGCGTCCACCTCACGCACCTGGGCCGCCCCATCCTCGGTGACAGCCTCTACGGGGGCGGGGCCTCGGACCGCCTCTGGCTTCATGCCTGGCGGCTGGGGCTGCAGCATCCCGTCACCGGAGCGGATCTGCGCCTGGAGGCGCCGCCCACGCGGTTCCAGGCATGAAACTCCCCCTCCTGTTCAACCCCGCCGCCGGTACCACGCCCAAGGATCCGGACGCGCTGCTGCGCCCCCTGCCGAAGGAGCTTCGGGATCGGGTGGAACCCCTCTCGTTCGGTCCGCCCTGGGACTTCGGGCCAGCCATCGATCAGGCCCTGCGCGCCGGAGGCCCCCTGCTGGTGTGGGGTGGAGACGGCACGATCCACCACGCCGCGAAGGCCCTGGTGCAGCGGGGCTGCCCGGTCCCCCTGGGCGCCCTCCCCGGCGGCAGCGGCAACGGCTTGGTGCGGGGGCTCCGCACCCCTCTGGAACCCGCGGGCGCCCTGCGCCGACTGCTGGAGGGCCGGGAACTGCGGCTGGACCTGCCGCGCCTGGATGGCGAGCCCTTCCTGAATGTCTGCGGCACCGGCTTCGAGGCCGCCGTGGCCCATCGCTTCGCCGCCCTGCCCGACCGCGGCTTCGGCACCTATGCCAAGGCGTGCTGGCAGCTGTGGCGCACCTGGCAGGCCGCGCCCCTGAGCTGGGACGCCGAGCTGGCCCCGGATCCCCGCCCCGCCAGCCGGCGGGAGAAGCTGCGGGCGGCATTCCGCGCCCCGCAGTCCGGCCTGCCGGAGGCCGCCTGGAGCCTCTGCTTCGCCAACCTCCCCACCTACGGCAGTGGTCTCTGGATCGCGCCCGGGGCCGACCCCACCGATGGCGCCCTGCAGTGGGCGACCCTGGCGCGCCCCTCCTGGTTCGACCTCATGGCGGAAGTGCCTGTGCTGTTCCGCGAGGGGGGACACACGCCCCTTCGGCATGAGGGCCGACTCCATCGCGCCGCGCTCCGCCTGGACCGCCCCCTGCCCTGGCACCTCGACGGCGAGCCCGTCCCCGCGCGCGACCGCGCCGAGCTCACCGTGGAGCCCCGGGCCTTCCGCATGCAGGTGACGGGGGCC harbors:
- a CDS encoding C45 family autoproteolytic acyltransferase/hydolase, which translates into the protein MIRRLCVGLLMAVAVQAAASDLPVSGWALKPGSTATVADLRLVAAPAGSEATLASAPVALKVGELYRLSATIRTEGVKADAQARYPTALGACLSMESFPFTNASQSVAGTSERKVSLLFLATSSTDRVQLHLGRNGKATGAAAFSGVKLEKVEDITAFVPLQTVRWAGKGFRYEMGGWTFLHIEGAPYARGRQHGELMSDEIVRYITKLGVLKNAADPVRGWADQRQTADALFFRKYDVEFLEEMKGIADGAVKAGAKFRGRDLDLLDIVTLNSAVDMSSLQDGLAHAPNPLTGRTFMTGDDEVDKGGKGDHCSSFVATKGATKSGRFLFTQMFMWNGYTGTEWNVMLDVVPEKGHRVVMQTFAGGIHSGTDWYLNASGLVMGETTVGQTPFHADGTPQSNRIRKAVQYASSIDEAAAILFKQNNGLYTNDWTMADAKTDEGACFLLGTEKTKMWRTGTKGKPADTPGNHKDFIWANNNNRDLEVRSEYGANPENAPADLAFNTWNRDIAFQEVFKTYGPTGFDIDIATRVMATSPINRPHACDAKLTTAEMAEKLVFIAHQGKTTQREKMVGGRWIADLPGATPHLTHGYTAFSPIWVTAKLQAARATWSQEKGMKAAPAPEVGGAKEAFSFDAKGLWTGTVKPASDAENWFISASAAYWQQMKNLPAAPAKAFETQSAALADLNTRHLWLEAKEGAKAPLATTTDYDRYGAYQIPRIRGVFALHQLRLHLGNAAFAKAMQAVHTRFNGKPARTADLLKVMSEAAGKDLAPILKPWIERADLPAPKIQARVEKAGEAYDVKVDLEQTGSVYPFVAFVNLETEKGSRLERVEGKAGKTSFTFRSEARPTRLVFNAGNDIPLARANFWVPGNVLDDWSATRLVYGTGREVEAQRTLALTYRDALADNMTEVLLPTQADAETRESDLATSDLIIFGGPADNGLTARLQAEGKLPFEAGAGWFKWQGRTYGRPDDGLFAAFPNPWNPKRMMVLILANSRVQQWAMTKAIPRGLPGWAVYRSGEVQAKGHAAAEGTAISFQP
- a CDS encoding RluA family pseudouridine synthase, giving the protein MTLRKWTFTADPEDAELRLDQLIAKRTELSRRAAREALKLGGVQVDRKRVKVAGKLIKPGTEVRVAFDPDLPPVPTTAIPVVFEDAWILAVDKPAGIATQGTWATDRHDLLALLKTQRPDLNLFLHHRLDQGTSGLLVLAKDPKANKGLAAAFAGRDLEKLYLARISAPLEACTVEAPIGRLRGADPGRFGCEGDLIDPKSARTDFRPATAEETAGLTPGYWIVARIHTGRTHQIRVHLTHLGRPILGDSLYGGGASDRLWLHAWRLGLQHPVTGADLRLEAPPTRFQA
- a CDS encoding diacylglycerol/lipid kinase family protein; protein product: MKLPLLFNPAAGTTPKDPDALLRPLPKELRDRVEPLSFGPPWDFGPAIDQALRAGGPLLVWGGDGTIHHAAKALVQRGCPVPLGALPGGSGNGLVRGLRTPLEPAGALRRLLEGRELRLDLPRLDGEPFLNVCGTGFEAAVAHRFAALPDRGFGTYAKACWQLWRTWQAAPLSWDAELAPDPRPASRREKLRAAFRAPQSGLPEAAWSLCFANLPTYGSGLWIAPGADPTDGALQWATLARPSWFDLMAEVPVLFREGGHTPLRHEGRLHRAALRLDRPLPWHLDGEPVPARDRAELTVEPRAFRMQVTGACPWD